The Branchiostoma floridae strain S238N-H82 chromosome 17, Bfl_VNyyK, whole genome shotgun sequence genome has a window encoding:
- the LOC118404513 gene encoding uncharacterized protein LOC118404513 → MWEWSISGQYHEALVKRLCKLCKVPSRPVRWHVNGAPGTGEVAADNSLHRATAFAAVYNFETAAEPLFLNRLSCHADDRGLPPRNTYDSLCPVPLHPARIVSTLKTDSAGAGCPRDVPSILRGLARASSVANDRPLPQRRRRGLPGR, encoded by the exons ATGTGGGaatggtccatatccggacaatatcacgaggcactcgtaaagcggttatgcaagctgtgcaaagtgccgagcagaccagtgcgttggcatgtcaacggtgcgccAGGCACTGGGGAAGTCGctgcagataacagcctacaccgcgccacagcgtttgctgctgtgtacaactttgaaactg ccgctgagccCCTGTTTCTCAATcgcctgtcctgccatgccgacgaccgaggcctacctcctcgtaacacttacgacagtctgtgccCGGTGCCGTTGCATCCTGCCAGAATtgtttctactctgaagacggacAGTGCCGGAGCGGGCtgtcctcgagacgtgccgtcgatattgcggggtcttgccagagcatcttccgtcgccaatgatcgtccactaccacaaagacgcagaagagggctccccggacgatga